The following proteins are co-located in the Maridesulfovibrio sp. genome:
- a CDS encoding DUF389 domain-containing protein, protein MGIKFIRKNATRPPLLFVSDVRREFLIADITRNSVPRGMYYLLMGVAAFIASIGLTADSPAVVIGAMLVSPLMTPIFGLSLGLVRGEMSLIRASVFSVTAGILIGILGGILIGSLPIFFELTHEVISRTKPNLLDLGVAAFAGIAGTVALIDERVSPVMPGIAIATSLVPPLCASGLCIALHQYSDGWGAFLLFFANFLVILSVASVLFIITGFIPHSEDEPLPRLIKHFSITTVGLIIVAAFLTKSLVEVAISRQIDNSLRTVATQAITSIPNTTIEKVSHEIDAGAVNGFITLNGPTSLKAKAIKTMEEHASQALHKPVKIIVRTSITQSISSSPQSTSALLNAHAKKQHIKLEQSAMILEQAELLLRSIISEYPWYTLSGINYTKLKSGPGLIIEISGPERPLPESVEKLENVLRKNTGVKNLSLIIRYYKSYDITRNGRNLFGVHYSGKESPQAKTIEQQAAKLIGELRNIFPIHVEAQPMEKGWKIMADVTGARLVQSKEIKKIEMKLSDMLSAPVKLYVYSKTEGVIENDGIKPLEFFNTTHQIKRLDLQ, encoded by the coding sequence ATGGGAATCAAATTCATACGTAAAAACGCAACAAGACCACCGTTGCTATTTGTCAGCGATGTTCGCCGTGAATTTCTTATAGCCGACATTACCCGCAATTCCGTTCCGCGCGGCATGTATTATCTGCTCATGGGCGTAGCTGCCTTCATTGCATCCATAGGTCTTACAGCCGACAGCCCCGCTGTAGTCATCGGAGCTATGCTTGTTTCACCCTTGATGACACCTATTTTCGGGCTTTCACTTGGATTAGTGCGTGGAGAAATGAGCCTCATCCGCGCTTCTGTCTTTTCGGTAACAGCCGGAATTTTGATCGGAATTTTGGGCGGCATACTTATCGGAAGCCTCCCGATCTTCTTTGAACTGACCCATGAAGTAATATCAAGGACAAAACCCAACCTGCTTGATCTTGGAGTTGCCGCTTTTGCCGGAATAGCCGGAACAGTCGCCCTCATTGACGAACGGGTAAGCCCGGTCATGCCCGGAATCGCTATAGCAACCTCCCTTGTCCCGCCGCTATGTGCCAGCGGACTTTGCATTGCCCTTCATCAATATTCTGACGGATGGGGAGCTTTCCTGCTATTTTTCGCAAACTTTCTGGTTATTCTTTCTGTTGCCAGCGTGCTCTTTATTATTACCGGATTTATACCCCATTCCGAAGATGAACCCCTGCCGCGACTGATAAAGCATTTTTCCATTACCACAGTGGGACTGATCATTGTTGCAGCCTTCCTGACTAAATCCCTCGTGGAGGTTGCCATCTCACGCCAGATCGACAACAGCTTGCGTACCGTGGCAACCCAAGCCATTACATCAATCCCTAATACAACCATTGAAAAGGTAAGCCATGAAATAGATGCAGGCGCAGTGAACGGTTTCATTACTCTTAACGGTCCAACGTCACTCAAGGCCAAGGCTATAAAAACAATGGAAGAACACGCATCGCAAGCTCTTCATAAACCGGTGAAAATCATTGTCCGCACCAGCATTACCCAGAGTATTTCATCCTCACCGCAATCTACAAGCGCCCTGCTCAACGCTCATGCCAAAAAACAACATATAAAGCTGGAGCAAAGCGCTATGATTCTGGAACAGGCTGAACTCCTGCTCCGCAGCATCATATCCGAATACCCATGGTACACCCTTTCAGGCATCAACTACACAAAGCTGAAAAGCGGTCCGGGCCTGATTATCGAGATCAGCGGTCCTGAACGCCCGCTACCGGAATCAGTTGAAAAACTGGAGAATGTGCTACGTAAGAATACCGGAGTAAAGAATCTCTCGCTGATCATCCGCTACTACAAAAGTTATGACATAACCCGCAACGGCAGAAATCTTTTCGGAGTCCACTATTCAGGGAAAGAATCACCGCAAGCCAAAACAATTGAGCAACAAGCGGCAAAATTAATCGGTGAACTGAGAAACATATTCCCAATCCATGTTGAGGCCCAGCCAATGGAGAAAGGATGGAAAATCATGGCGGATGTGACCGGGGCACGCCTTGTCCAAAGCAAGGAAATTAAAAAGATAGAAATGAAGCTTAGCGACATGCTTTCGGCACCAGTCAAACTTTATGTGTATTCGAAGACAGAAGGGGTCATTGAAAATGACGGCATCAAACCCCTTGAATTCTTTAACACCACACACCAGATCAAACGCCTTGATTTGCAATAG
- the glpK gene encoding glycerol kinase GlpK, translating to MEKKYVLSIDQGTTSSRAIIFDKAGQIVKVTQKEFTQIFPNPGWVEHDASEIWSSVQSVVAEALSDVPAAEIAAIGITNQRETTVVWDKNTGKPVYNAIVWQSRQTMDICNDLKAKGLDPVVREKTGLLIDAYFSGTKVKWILDNVEGARAKAEAGDLLFGTIDTWLVWKLTGGAVHVTDYTNASRTLMYNIHELKWDEEILEALNVPASMLPEVRPSSEVYGNTHKDKFQGLEIPISGMAGDQQAALFGQACFEEGMAKNTYGTGCFMLMNTGEKAVPSKNGLLTTIAWGVDGKVEYALEGSIFVAGSAVQWLRDGMRMFRDAKDSELYATRVQSSEGVYMVPAFVGLGAPYWDSEVRGAMFGLTRGTTKEHFVRATLESLCYQTKDVLSAMEADSGIELARLRVDGGAVANDLLLQIQSDFLGVPVERPLCIETTALGAAYLAGLAVGFWADKNDIKKNFGIDREFDPKMEETEAAKLYEGWQKAVEATMVFK from the coding sequence ATGGAAAAGAAATACGTACTTTCAATTGACCAGGGTACTACCAGCTCTCGCGCAATCATTTTCGACAAAGCTGGTCAGATCGTAAAAGTTACCCAGAAAGAATTCACCCAGATTTTTCCCAATCCGGGTTGGGTTGAGCACGACGCTAGTGAAATCTGGTCTTCCGTTCAGTCCGTAGTTGCTGAAGCCCTCTCCGACGTTCCTGCTGCAGAAATCGCAGCTATCGGTATCACCAACCAGCGTGAAACCACTGTTGTTTGGGATAAGAACACCGGTAAGCCCGTATACAACGCAATCGTATGGCAGTCCCGCCAGACCATGGACATCTGCAACGATCTTAAAGCAAAAGGTCTTGATCCCGTTGTTCGTGAAAAAACCGGTCTGCTCATCGACGCATACTTCTCCGGTACCAAAGTAAAATGGATCCTCGACAACGTTGAAGGCGCCCGTGCAAAAGCAGAAGCCGGCGACCTTCTCTTCGGTACCATTGACACTTGGCTGGTTTGGAAGCTCACCGGCGGCGCAGTTCACGTAACTGACTACACCAACGCTTCCCGTACTCTCATGTACAACATCCACGAACTCAAGTGGGACGAAGAAATCCTCGAAGCTCTTAATGTTCCTGCTTCCATGCTTCCCGAAGTTCGTCCTTCCTCCGAAGTATACGGTAACACCCACAAAGATAAGTTCCAGGGCCTCGAAATCCCCATCTCCGGTATGGCCGGTGACCAGCAGGCAGCTCTGTTCGGTCAGGCTTGCTTCGAAGAAGGTATGGCTAAGAACACCTACGGTACCGGTTGCTTCATGCTCATGAACACCGGTGAAAAAGCAGTTCCCTCCAAGAACGGCCTGCTGACCACCATCGCATGGGGTGTTGACGGTAAAGTTGAATACGCTCTTGAAGGTTCCATCTTCGTAGCAGGTTCCGCTGTTCAGTGGCTGCGCGACGGTATGAGAATGTTCCGCGACGCTAAAGATTCCGAACTCTACGCAACCCGCGTACAGAGCTCCGAAGGCGTTTACATGGTTCCCGCATTTGTTGGTCTCGGTGCTCCTTACTGGGATTCCGAAGTTCGCGGTGCAATGTTCGGTCTGACCCGTGGTACCACCAAAGAACATTTTGTTCGTGCTACCCTTGAGTCCCTCTGCTACCAGACCAAAGATGTTCTCTCCGCAATGGAAGCTGACTCCGGTATCGAACTGGCAAGACTTCGCGTTGACGGCGGTGCAGTAGCTAACGACCTGTTGCTCCAGATCCAGTCCGATTTCCTCGGTGTTCCTGTTGAGCGTCCTCTGTGCATTGAAACCACCGCTCTCGGTGCTGCATACCTCGCAGGTCTGGCAGTTGGTTTCTGGGCAGACAAGAACGACATCAAAAAGAACTTCGGCATTGACCGTGAGTTCGATCCTAAAATGGAAGAAACCGAAGCTGCAAAGCTGTACGAAGGCTGGCAGAAAGCTGTTGAAGCTACCATGGTTTTCAAATAG
- a CDS encoding MIP/aquaporin family protein yields MSPFLGEVIGTLILTLFGCGVVANVLLEKSKGQNGGWIVITMGWGFAVTFAIYVAGKYSGAHINPAVTVGLAAGGYFPWAQVPLYIAGQMLGAFLGAVICYLTYKCHWEPTQDAGLKLAVFSTGPAIPCTAENFLCEFIGTFFLVFIILGIGANEFTQGLNPLIVGFFIVSIGLSLGGPTGYAINPARDLGPRIAHAVLPIPGKGSSDWGYSWIPVVAPLCGGVAGALVYKALVG; encoded by the coding sequence ATGAGTCCTTTCTTAGGCGAAGTAATTGGTACTTTGATTCTTACCCTTTTCGGTTGCGGCGTAGTTGCCAACGTCCTTCTTGAAAAATCCAAAGGTCAGAACGGTGGTTGGATTGTCATCACCATGGGTTGGGGATTTGCAGTAACATTTGCAATCTACGTAGCCGGTAAATATTCCGGTGCACACATCAACCCTGCTGTTACCGTTGGTCTTGCTGCCGGTGGATATTTCCCTTGGGCACAGGTTCCCCTCTACATTGCCGGCCAGATGCTCGGCGCATTCCTCGGTGCAGTAATCTGCTACCTTACTTACAAATGCCACTGGGAACCCACTCAGGATGCAGGCCTTAAACTGGCTGTATTCTCCACCGGTCCCGCTATTCCCTGCACCGCGGAAAACTTCCTCTGCGAATTTATCGGCACCTTCTTCCTGGTATTCATCATCCTTGGTATCGGTGCCAACGAATTCACTCAGGGTCTTAACCCCCTGATCGTAGGTTTCTTCATCGTATCCATCGGCCTCTCTCTTGGTGGCCCCACCGGTTACGCTATCAACCCTGCTCGTGACCTCGGTCCCCGTATTGCTCACGCTGTTCTTCCCATCCCGGGTAAAGGCAGCAGCGACTGGGGATACTCCTGGATTCCTGTTGTAGCCCCTCTCTGCGGCGGTGTTGCAGGTGCTCTGGTTTACAAAGCTCTTGTCGGCTAA
- a CDS encoding ATP-binding protein: MSRASVVEIFQSKLVQWILVPGLIMTVILVSIVGFNQISILEREIVHLSRSLSRNVEFYIDGAEDVLRSVAIMSGEGDVDNLRNYFSGLHERFGQFDRLILLDKNENIIAVAPHGIKGVDFPIRFSASDKAKRVLTSPILSPHSGKLVVYISIPVQDGGKLVAELDLGALQKFIYGFLSSNRIIILADSYGNLIVHPDRELVKIQANVGNLDIFKKRLEPGDVEFYRSENSLFFGRVVNITGTGWKLLVGCTAYYLFQPVIALGLLIGLLVVFFFMVLLFALKKEFREAVVTPLVGYVRKLSAVADGNYPTSASQESGFVELDELGRVFDSMAEQVREREHDLIVSKRYFQSVIDSMPSALIWVNEDMDVCQCNNRALELFNLDSTEIEPENVESFFSGREDIVNAIAEAKKYNFPKTIERSVIREDSSEIFDVTAFPLRGFEVKGVVVRIDDVTARVRMEEVMVQTEKMMSVGGLAAGMAHEINNPLGGIVQGAQNLERKFSPDIKANVDAANEAGCSLEAMQEYLESRKVTPVIRGIKDSGMRAARIVSNMLKFSKPGKNIITTVNVHDLIEDSLELSAKDYDLKRKYDFTHINIVRDFSPDVSNIVCSQTEIEQVLFNLFKNSAQAMREHGFYGSTPEIYVRTRSSGDSVVIEIEDNGPGIKGEIRKRIFEPFFTTKPAGVGTGLGLSVSYFIITQNHGGTFTVSSVPGQGARFTITLPVQKGGAVS; the protein is encoded by the coding sequence ATGAGCAGGGCTTCGGTTGTTGAAATTTTTCAGAGCAAGCTGGTTCAATGGATTCTTGTGCCAGGCTTGATAATGACAGTCATTCTGGTTTCGATTGTGGGATTTAATCAGATCAGTATCCTGGAGAGGGAGATCGTGCATCTTTCCAGATCCCTGTCCCGCAATGTGGAATTTTATATTGATGGCGCAGAAGATGTCCTGCGTTCAGTGGCTATCATGAGCGGAGAAGGTGATGTTGATAATCTCCGGAATTATTTTAGTGGACTTCATGAACGTTTCGGACAGTTTGACCGTCTCATTCTTCTGGATAAAAATGAAAATATCATAGCAGTGGCTCCGCATGGAATTAAGGGGGTTGATTTTCCAATCCGGTTCAGCGCTTCGGATAAAGCCAAGCGGGTACTGACCTCTCCCATCCTCTCTCCGCATTCCGGAAAGCTGGTTGTTTATATAAGTATACCGGTGCAGGATGGCGGAAAGCTGGTGGCTGAGCTGGATCTCGGTGCCTTGCAGAAATTTATTTACGGATTCTTGTCTTCTAACAGGATAATAATCCTCGCAGACTCATATGGTAACCTGATTGTTCATCCTGATCGTGAACTGGTTAAAATACAGGCCAATGTCGGCAACTTGGATATCTTTAAAAAAAGACTGGAGCCCGGTGATGTGGAATTCTATCGGTCTGAGAACAGCCTTTTCTTTGGCCGTGTTGTTAATATCACCGGAACCGGCTGGAAGCTTCTGGTCGGGTGTACTGCCTACTATCTGTTTCAACCCGTAATTGCTCTAGGTTTGTTGATAGGTCTCTTGGTTGTATTTTTCTTCATGGTACTGCTTTTTGCATTGAAAAAAGAGTTCCGCGAAGCCGTAGTGACTCCGTTGGTGGGCTATGTCAGGAAACTTTCTGCTGTTGCCGACGGCAACTATCCCACATCTGCTTCACAGGAGAGCGGTTTTGTCGAGCTGGATGAATTGGGCAGGGTCTTTGATTCTATGGCCGAACAGGTTCGTGAACGCGAACATGACCTTATTGTTTCCAAAAGATATTTCCAGAGTGTCATTGATTCCATGCCTTCAGCCTTGATCTGGGTTAATGAGGATATGGATGTCTGCCAGTGTAATAACCGTGCATTGGAGTTGTTCAATCTTGATTCAACTGAGATTGAGCCGGAAAATGTGGAAAGTTTTTTTTCCGGCCGCGAAGATATTGTGAATGCGATTGCCGAAGCAAAGAAATACAATTTTCCAAAAACCATTGAGCGGTCTGTAATCAGAGAAGATTCGTCAGAGATATTTGATGTTACGGCTTTTCCATTGCGAGGTTTTGAGGTCAAAGGGGTGGTGGTCAGGATTGATGATGTCACAGCCCGGGTGCGCATGGAAGAAGTTATGGTTCAGACTGAAAAAATGATGTCTGTGGGTGGACTTGCAGCAGGAATGGCCCATGAAATCAATAATCCTCTCGGCGGTATAGTGCAGGGGGCTCAGAATTTGGAGCGTAAGTTTTCTCCTGATATAAAAGCCAATGTTGATGCCGCAAATGAAGCAGGATGTTCGCTGGAGGCTATGCAGGAATATCTTGAATCCCGTAAGGTCACCCCTGTCATCAGAGGGATTAAGGATTCCGGGATGCGGGCAGCCAGAATTGTTTCCAATATGTTGAAATTCAGCAAGCCCGGAAAAAATATAATAACAACTGTTAATGTTCACGATTTGATTGAAGATTCTTTGGAACTTTCAGCCAAGGATTATGATTTAAAGCGTAAATATGACTTCACACATATAAATATAGTGCGCGATTTTTCCCCAGATGTTTCGAATATAGTCTGTTCACAGACCGAGATTGAGCAGGTCTTATTCAATCTTTTTAAGAATTCTGCACAGGCCATGCGTGAACATGGTTTTTACGGTTCAACACCAGAGATTTATGTGCGCACGCGCAGCAGCGGAGACTCTGTTGTTATTGAAATTGAAGATAATGGTCCCGGAATAAAGGGAGAGATTCGGAAAAGAATTTTTGAGCCATTCTTTACTACCAAGCCGGCCGGTGTAGGAACCGGTTTGGGGCTTTCAGTCTCATATTTCATAATCACGCAGAATCATGGTGGAACTTTTACGGTCAGTTCTGTTCCCGGTCAGGGAGCACGGTTTACCATTACCCTTCCCGTGCAAAAAGGGGGAGCAGTCAGTTAA
- a CDS encoding ABC transporter substrate-binding protein — MLRNYFQSAEKGVFVWLLFLCLSLSACSDDPIRLGFSGTLKGKYSDLGVQGRNGALLAVEDINEAGGIDGRRIEFLVRDDHNTPEGAVKADEELIAEGVSAIIGHMTSSQSMVAVRDMEDIGVVYISPTTSTPLLQGIKDNFFRVIPTLTDLSKGLAEYSADRLGKKRLAVVWDISNQAFSATYKDVFVEKFAAKGGKLVGEVTFGEQKGSIDWQKIVDELKSINPDVVVMVTSARDLAGFAQFCTLNKTNWTILSSMWGYTKELIQTGGKSVEGIIFVVHFAEDDPEELYVDFKDRFIKRFGWAPNFAAVFGYQAVQVFAEAVKRNGGRTKGLAAVIPGIGFENSLIGSFEIDDFGDVKHTGHIVTVKNGNFVTVSKREK; from the coding sequence ATGTTGAGAAATTATTTCCAGTCGGCTGAAAAGGGCGTCTTTGTATGGCTGTTGTTCCTTTGTCTGTCATTGAGCGCATGTTCGGATGATCCCATCCGTCTAGGCTTTTCAGGAACCCTCAAGGGTAAATATTCTGATTTAGGCGTTCAGGGCCGTAACGGGGCATTGCTGGCTGTTGAGGACATCAATGAAGCAGGAGGTATTGACGGTCGCAGGATTGAGTTCCTTGTCCGTGATGATCACAATACTCCTGAAGGGGCAGTTAAGGCAGATGAAGAACTTATTGCCGAAGGAGTCTCCGCAATTATCGGTCATATGACCAGTTCGCAATCTATGGTGGCTGTTCGTGATATGGAAGACATTGGGGTTGTTTATATCTCTCCAACCACCTCAACCCCTTTGTTGCAAGGGATTAAGGATAACTTTTTCAGAGTAATCCCGACTCTTACAGATTTATCTAAAGGTCTGGCGGAGTACTCAGCGGATAGGCTTGGTAAGAAAAGATTGGCAGTAGTCTGGGATATTTCAAATCAGGCATTCTCAGCTACCTATAAAGATGTATTTGTTGAAAAATTTGCAGCGAAGGGTGGTAAACTTGTTGGTGAGGTAACGTTCGGTGAACAAAAAGGTTCCATAGACTGGCAGAAAATTGTCGATGAATTGAAGAGCATTAATCCAGATGTAGTGGTCATGGTCACATCGGCACGTGATTTAGCCGGTTTTGCTCAGTTCTGCACCCTGAATAAAACAAATTGGACAATTCTGAGCAGTATGTGGGGTTATACCAAAGAATTGATTCAGACCGGCGGTAAAAGCGTCGAAGGGATAATCTTTGTAGTCCATTTTGCAGAAGACGACCCGGAAGAACTTTACGTAGATTTTAAGGATAGATTTATTAAGCGGTTTGGTTGGGCTCCGAATTTCGCAGCTGTCTTCGGCTATCAGGCAGTGCAGGTATTTGCTGAGGCAGTGAAAAGGAACGGGGGACGTACAAAAGGTCTGGCTGCTGTAATTCCCGGAATCGGCTTTGAGAATAGTTTGATAGGATCGTTTGAAATTGATGATTTCGGTGATGTAAAGCACACCGGACATATTGTGACCGTTAAAAACGGTAATTTCGTCACAGTATCAAAGAGAGAGAAATGA
- a CDS encoding DUF3365 domain-containing protein, with protein MKYYQKLLLLGLIFALVWTGSIFFFYNRIVQAEKDNIYRSALKEAEVAFEKDLTYRRWVAGLGGLYAGVSSKLQPNEYLHVPQRDVLTTDGEVMTMINPAYMMRMVYGMMDEDAGLQGHITSLTPIRPGNGPSEWEAKVLKTFKNNPADFHALATENERPVLHFMRPMITEEKCLKCHAQQGYKKGDIRGGISVTVPMSGYQQTMKAFIAETNNSFITIWIAGILSIIIVFNTLSRYERARCKAEDELAKTKNYLANIINSMPSILVGVDPEGKITHWNMEAEKISRISSSEAVGLPLSQALPDMHNELERILMAMKNRVIETDSLQTKTDSGTTRYDDITIYPLIANGVEGAVIRIDDVTERMNLEQMMIQSEKMMSVGGLAAGMAHEINNPLAGILGHAQNIEKRLFSDIETNKSVATECGISLVNLRAYMDKRQIPKMLSGIKESGNRAAKIVSNMLSFSRKSDKISRSCQLDELLEKTIELVANDYNLKKHYDFRKIEIIRQYDENTPAVLCDGNEIQQVFLNLLKNGAEAMSEKNYEHEQPRFICRIKSEDGMAITEIEDNGPGIVIDPVNRIFDPFFTTKGVGKGTGLGLSVSYFIISDQHNGIMEVNSVPGEWTKFTIKLPLK; from the coding sequence TTGAAATACTATCAGAAACTACTTCTTTTAGGCCTGATATTTGCGTTGGTTTGGACCGGGTCCATATTTTTCTTTTACAACAGAATTGTTCAGGCTGAAAAAGACAACATATACAGATCTGCCCTGAAAGAAGCAGAGGTGGCCTTTGAAAAAGACCTCACCTACCGCCGCTGGGTAGCTGGGTTGGGAGGTCTTTACGCCGGAGTATCCTCAAAACTTCAGCCTAACGAGTATCTCCATGTGCCGCAGCGCGATGTTCTTACGACTGACGGCGAAGTAATGACCATGATAAACCCTGCTTACATGATGCGCATGGTATACGGGATGATGGATGAAGATGCCGGTTTGCAGGGCCATATAACCAGCCTTACCCCCATACGCCCCGGCAACGGACCGTCTGAATGGGAAGCCAAGGTCTTAAAGACATTTAAAAACAATCCTGCTGATTTTCACGCACTAGCTACAGAAAATGAAAGGCCGGTTCTGCATTTCATGCGGCCCATGATAACGGAAGAAAAATGCCTTAAATGCCATGCACAGCAAGGATACAAAAAAGGCGATATCAGAGGGGGCATTAGCGTAACTGTTCCGATGTCTGGATACCAGCAAACCATGAAAGCGTTTATTGCCGAGACCAATAACTCATTCATAACAATCTGGATTGCCGGGATACTATCCATAATCATCGTCTTCAACACCCTGAGCCGTTATGAACGGGCTCGCTGCAAAGCTGAAGATGAATTGGCCAAGACTAAAAACTATCTGGCCAATATCATCAACTCAATGCCGTCAATTCTTGTCGGAGTGGACCCGGAAGGAAAAATCACCCACTGGAATATGGAAGCCGAAAAAATAAGCCGCATCAGCTCGAGTGAAGCTGTCGGCCTCCCTCTATCTCAAGCCCTTCCGGATATGCATAATGAGTTGGAAAGAATTCTTATGGCAATGAAAAACCGGGTTATCGAAACTGACTCATTACAAACGAAAACCGACTCCGGAACAACCCGCTACGACGACATCACTATTTACCCGTTAATCGCCAACGGGGTTGAAGGCGCAGTCATCCGCATTGATGATGTGACCGAGCGTATGAATCTGGAACAAATGATGATCCAGTCTGAAAAAATGATGTCTGTGGGCGGGCTGGCCGCAGGGATGGCCCATGAAATCAACAATCCTCTGGCCGGTATTTTAGGACATGCGCAAAACATAGAGAAACGCTTGTTCAGTGATATAGAAACGAACAAAAGCGTTGCCACTGAATGCGGAATTTCGCTCGTGAACTTACGCGCGTACATGGACAAGCGCCAAATTCCAAAGATGCTCAGCGGGATTAAGGAATCAGGAAACCGTGCAGCAAAAATAGTTTCCAATATGCTCAGCTTCAGCCGCAAAAGTGATAAGATTAGCAGAAGCTGCCAATTGGACGAACTGCTTGAGAAAACCATTGAACTGGTAGCCAACGACTACAATTTGAAAAAGCATTATGACTTCCGAAAAATTGAAATCATTCGCCAGTACGATGAAAATACTCCTGCTGTTCTTTGCGATGGCAACGAAATACAACAGGTGTTCCTCAACCTGCTTAAGAACGGTGCAGAAGCTATGAGCGAAAAAAACTACGAACATGAGCAACCTAGATTCATCTGCCGTATTAAATCCGAAGACGGAATGGCTATCACAGAAATCGAAGACAATGGACCGGGGATCGTTATAGACCCGGTAAACAGGATTTTTGATCCTTTTTTTACCACCAAAGGTGTGGGCAAGGGTACTGGTTTGGGGCTCTCAGTGTCCTATTTTATTATTTCCGACCAGCATAACGGAATTATGGAAGTGAATTCGGTTCCCGGTGAGTGGACAAAGTTCACAATCAAGCTCCCCCTTAAATAA